A section of the Ruania halotolerans genome encodes:
- the dnaE gene encoding DNA polymerase III subunit alpha: MADDFVHLHVHTEYSMLDGAARLDDLFAEAQRLGQTALATTDHGYLFGAYDFWSKARKYGIKPIIGVEAYVTPGTSRFDKTRVRWGEADQAGDDVSARGAYTHMTILAKDTPGMHNLFRMSSLASLEGQLGKWPRMDRELLETYSKGLIATSGCPSGEVQVRLRLGQYEEAVRAAGELQDIFGKENYYIELMDHGLDIERRVTKDLLRLAKEINAPLLATNDLHYTTHEDAHAHEALLCVQSGSTLAEPTYDQGGKRFAFGGSGYYLKSAAEMRELFAEFPQACDNTLRVAEQCEVTFTEEVGKYMPHYPVPAGEDEVSTFVKAVETGLQERYNGAVPDASRKQAEYEIEVITGKGYAGYYLVVADFINWAKENGIRVGPGRGSGAGSIAAYAMSITELDPLEHGLIFERFLNPERESMPDFDIDFDERRRGEVIKYVSDKYGEDKVTYIVTYGTIKAKQALKDASRVLGYPFAMGEKLTKAMPAAVMGKDVSLAGMFDPEDKRYAEADEFRSVVNSDPEAQRVLETARGLENLKRQWGVHAAGVVIASEPLLDIIPIMRREQDGAVITQVDFPAGEDLGLVKMDFLGLRNLTILDDALENIVVNGKEPVRVEELTLDDRATYELLGRGETLGLFQLDGGGMRSLLRMMRPDNFEDISAVGALYRPGPMGANSHTNYALRKNGQQPITPIHPELAEPLDPVLGTTYGLIVYQEQVMEIAQKLAGYSLGQADLLRRAMGKKKKSVLDAEYSNFEAGMKANGYSANAVKTLWEILLPFSDYAFNKAHSAAYGVISYWTAYLKAHYPAEYMAALLTSTRDDKDKSALYLGECRRMRITVLPPDVNASAGTFTPVGLDIRFGLAAVRNVGQNVVAAIAQARQDKGDFTSFTDFLEKVPAVVCNKRTIESLIKAGAFDSLGHTRRSLLMIHEQAVDAVIGVKRKEAEGQFDLFAGLGGDDGESSGFAVEVPELPEWDKKQKLAFEREMLGLYVSDHPLSGIEHVLTQAADVSLATLTTDETRADGSTVTIAGLITSLQRKMSKQGNPWAAVTIEDMEGSVEVMFFGETYLAYSTVLAQDQVVVVKGRIRRRDETLSLQAMEVSLPDVTVGESAPVTVRIPESRCSEPVLLQLKNVLSTHPGVTEVHVRLVSPGRATVMRLEDALRVERTPALFGDLKALLGPNCLV, from the coding sequence TGATTTCGTCCACCTGCACGTCCATACCGAGTATTCGATGCTCGACGGTGCGGCGAGGTTGGACGATCTTTTCGCCGAGGCACAGCGGCTCGGGCAGACGGCGCTTGCCACCACCGATCATGGCTATCTGTTCGGTGCCTACGACTTCTGGTCCAAGGCCCGCAAGTACGGGATCAAGCCGATCATCGGTGTCGAGGCGTACGTCACCCCGGGCACCAGCAGGTTCGACAAGACCCGGGTGCGATGGGGTGAGGCCGACCAGGCCGGTGACGACGTCTCCGCCCGTGGTGCGTACACGCACATGACGATCCTGGCCAAGGACACGCCCGGGATGCACAACCTGTTCCGGATGAGTTCGTTGGCCTCCCTCGAGGGACAACTCGGCAAGTGGCCCCGGATGGACCGCGAGTTGCTGGAGACGTACAGCAAAGGTCTGATCGCGACCAGCGGCTGCCCCTCCGGCGAGGTGCAGGTGCGTCTGCGTCTGGGGCAGTACGAGGAAGCGGTCCGGGCAGCCGGGGAGTTGCAGGACATCTTCGGCAAGGAGAACTACTACATCGAACTGATGGACCACGGGCTCGACATCGAGCGCCGGGTCACCAAGGACCTCCTGCGGCTGGCCAAGGAGATCAATGCCCCGCTGCTGGCCACCAACGATCTGCACTACACCACACATGAGGACGCGCACGCACACGAGGCGCTGCTGTGCGTGCAGTCCGGATCCACACTCGCCGAGCCCACCTATGACCAGGGCGGCAAGCGGTTCGCCTTCGGCGGCAGCGGCTACTACCTGAAGTCCGCTGCCGAGATGCGCGAGCTGTTCGCCGAGTTCCCGCAGGCGTGCGACAACACCCTCCGGGTGGCCGAACAGTGTGAGGTGACCTTCACCGAAGAGGTCGGCAAGTACATGCCGCACTACCCGGTTCCGGCGGGTGAGGATGAGGTATCCACCTTCGTGAAGGCGGTGGAGACGGGCCTTCAGGAGCGGTACAACGGCGCCGTGCCGGACGCCTCCCGCAAACAGGCCGAGTATGAGATCGAGGTGATCACCGGCAAGGGATACGCCGGGTACTACCTCGTGGTCGCGGACTTCATCAACTGGGCCAAGGAGAACGGCATCCGGGTCGGCCCCGGGCGTGGGTCCGGCGCCGGGTCGATCGCGGCGTATGCGATGAGCATCACCGAGCTCGACCCGCTGGAGCACGGGCTGATCTTCGAGCGCTTCCTCAACCCGGAGCGCGAGTCGATGCCGGACTTCGATATCGACTTCGACGAGCGCCGTCGCGGCGAGGTGATCAAGTACGTCAGTGACAAATACGGCGAGGACAAGGTCACCTACATCGTCACGTACGGCACGATCAAGGCCAAGCAGGCCCTCAAGGACGCATCCCGCGTGCTCGGATACCCGTTCGCGATGGGGGAGAAGCTCACCAAGGCGATGCCGGCTGCCGTGATGGGTAAGGACGTCTCGCTCGCCGGCATGTTCGATCCCGAGGACAAGCGCTACGCCGAGGCGGACGAGTTCCGCTCGGTGGTCAACTCCGATCCCGAAGCCCAGCGAGTGCTGGAGACGGCGCGAGGCCTGGAGAACCTCAAGCGGCAATGGGGAGTCCACGCCGCGGGTGTGGTGATCGCGAGCGAGCCGCTGCTGGACATCATCCCGATCATGCGCCGCGAGCAGGATGGCGCCGTGATCACGCAGGTGGACTTCCCGGCAGGGGAGGATCTCGGCCTGGTGAAGATGGACTTCCTCGGGCTGCGCAACCTCACCATCCTCGATGATGCGCTCGAGAACATCGTGGTCAACGGTAAGGAGCCGGTACGAGTCGAAGAGCTCACCCTGGATGATCGCGCCACGTACGAGCTGCTCGGGCGGGGGGAGACGCTCGGCCTCTTCCAGCTTGACGGCGGGGGAATGCGTTCACTGCTGCGGATGATGCGGCCGGACAACTTCGAGGACATCTCCGCCGTGGGCGCGCTGTACCGGCCAGGTCCGATGGGGGCGAACTCGCACACCAATTACGCACTGCGCAAGAACGGCCAGCAGCCGATCACCCCGATCCACCCCGAACTCGCCGAACCGCTCGACCCGGTCCTCGGCACCACCTACGGCCTGATCGTCTATCAGGAGCAGGTGATGGAGATCGCGCAGAAACTGGCCGGGTACTCACTCGGACAAGCCGACCTGCTGCGCCGCGCGATGGGCAAGAAGAAGAAGTCGGTCCTCGATGCCGAGTACTCCAACTTCGAGGCCGGGATGAAGGCGAACGGCTACTCCGCGAACGCGGTGAAGACGCTGTGGGAGATCCTGCTGCCGTTTTCCGACTATGCCTTCAACAAGGCGCACTCGGCGGCGTACGGAGTGATCTCGTACTGGACCGCCTACCTCAAGGCGCACTACCCGGCCGAGTACATGGCGGCGCTCCTGACGTCCACCCGGGACGATAAGGACAAGTCAGCGCTCTACCTCGGTGAGTGCCGCCGGATGCGGATCACCGTGCTTCCGCCTGACGTGAATGCCTCGGCGGGCACATTCACACCCGTGGGCCTCGATATTCGCTTCGGGCTCGCAGCGGTGCGGAATGTGGGCCAGAACGTGGTGGCCGCGATCGCGCAAGCGCGTCAGGACAAGGGCGACTTCACCTCCTTCACCGATTTCCTGGAGAAGGTGCCGGCTGTGGTGTGCAACAAGCGCACCATCGAATCCCTGATCAAGGCGGGTGCGTTCGACTCGCTCGGGCACACGCGCCGGTCGCTGCTGATGATCCACGAACAGGCCGTGGACGCGGTGATTGGGGTCAAGCGCAAGGAGGCGGAAGGCCAGTTCGACCTGTTCGCCGGACTCGGCGGGGACGACGGTGAGTCATCCGGGTTTGCGGTGGAGGTGCCTGAGCTTCCTGAATGGGACAAGAAGCAGAAGCTGGCGTTCGAGCGGGAGATGCTCGGTCTGTACGTCTCCGACCATCCGCTCTCCGGGATCGAGCACGTGCTGACCCAGGCTGCGGACGTCTCCCTTGCCACTCTCACCACCGATGAGACACGAGCGGACGGCTCCACGGTGACCATCGCCGGGTTGATCACGTCCCTGCAGCGGAAGATGTCGAAACAGGGCAACCCGTGGGCCGCCGTCACGATCGAGGACATGGAGGGCTCGGTTGAGGTGATGTTCTTCGGCGAGACCTACCTGGCCTACTCCACCGTGCTCGCGCAGGACCAGGTGGTGGTGGTCAAGGGACGGATCCGGCGGCGCGACGAGACGCTCTCACTGCAGGCCATGGAGGTCTCGTTGCCGGATGTCACCGTGGGGGAGTCGGCTCCGGTGACGGTGCGGATCCCGGAGTCGCGGTGCAGTGAGCCGGTGTTGTTGCAGTTGAAGAACGTGCTCTCCACGCATCCGGGGGTCACCGAGGTGCACGTGCGGTTGGTCTCACCAGGGCGCGCGACCGTGATGCGCCTCGAAGACGCCTTGCGAGTGGAACGCACCCCGGCGCTGTTCGGTGATCTGAAGGCACTGCTCGGCCCGAACTGCCTCGTCTGA